The Zygotorulaspora mrakii chromosome 4, complete sequence nucleotide sequence TGAAATACCCCAAAGATACGGCAAGACGGGAGTCTCACCGAATCAGATCAATGAGGCAGGGTCTATGTTCGCTGTGGCGGCACTTTATAGAGAAAAATGTACTGCAACAGGGTGCCACTTTTAACGAGGAGGTAGCACGCGGGTTTGGGCACTCGTATGCCGTGGACCAAGCAGTCTATGGATTTGACAATGCTAGGTCGGTTGGGCCAGAGGAAGTTCCGTTTGCGATTGCCAAGAAACTATGTAAAGAATTTCAGAAATTAACAACGCGGGTCCCCGCGAAGAAGCGACCAGAGGCACAGACGGACGTAGATGAGAGCGGGGAGGGCCGTATTGGGGACGCATATGATCTGATGGATGCTGGTAACCAAATCATCCCAGGGTTTGCATTTCGAACAAGAGAACAGGAACGGTTCACAAACATGGTTCTAACTAGCGACGGTGGGGTGCTCGCTTTACAGGCGTGTACTGCGTTCGGCAAGACGATGACATATGTTCTGCCAATGCTGGTTCTGAAAAAGACACGGCCTGGAAAATACGTGCATTTCATTGCCGTGCCTTATGTGTCGCTTAAGATAGCTACGATCCAAAAGCTGAAAGATGTTGGTTTGCAAGCAGCGGACATGGCAGTGCTGATCTCGAGCGACCGAAAAAGCCAGCTGAGAAACACGGATGTGCTTATTGGGACGTTTGACATATTTGCGACGCACGACACGTTTACATTTATCAACGGATGGAACGAGGAGCTGCTCTCTGAAGAACAAGGGATATTTTGTTGTGGACGAAGCCCACGCGCTATGGCTGGAGCAGGGATTCCGGCCTAGACTCATGTACCTGCACACTCTGAACTGGAGGGAGTTTCTGAAAATCGTGTTTCTGAGCGCGACGTTTCCACAGTGGCTGATGGACGAGTTGTGCAAGCAATTGAATCTATCACGGTACATGGTGAGGAATGCGCGATGGACGAACGCTGTACACCAGGTGCCCAACCAGAAAGTGCTGAAGGAGGTGACACTTGTTCCGCAAAAGGAGTTTGGAGGAGCAATCGAGCAGCGTGTGAACAGTTATCTGCTGGGTACTGCTACAGGCAAGGCTATCCTTTTCTTCAGCAACAAGGCGCGGATGCGTCACTGCTACGCGCGGTGGAAGAAGGTAGCGGCAGTGGCCGCGGTTGATTCGGAGATGCCGGACCGGGTGAAGCTCTCGGTATTTCGCGAGTTCGAGTCGGCATCGAGTCCAGTGCGCGTCATCATGGGGACCAAGCTGATATCGAACGGTCTTGATTGCAATGCGGTGGACTATGTGTGTCTGGCAGACTGTGATGTGGATGTGATAGACTTTTTACAGATGGTTGGACGGATCAGGGGCAGTGGGTACCTCGAGGTGGTTCGGATAgctggaaagaaaaaggagTTCAGGGATGCAGTTGCACACGAGGACTTGCGGAATGTGAACTGGAGCAAGTGTATAACGGAAACAGTGGCGTCGTTCTACTCGGTGCCAGCACCAGACCACCAGCTGTGTTGCAACTCGTGGGAGGAGCAAAGTTGTCCGAGGGAGATTGGCGAAGTGCGCAGGATTGTCCATAGTGTAAGGTTAAACGTCCCTTCGGAAGAGGAGGGagatgaggaggaggatCAAGGTCATTCGCGGATGTTTGACTTTATTCTCGACAACATCCAAAATAAAACTACAGGCTGTATGCGAGCGAGTTGCGTACGTTATTGTTCGATAGCACATCGGCAGACCTGCCCAGAATGAAGGATCTGATATACGGGGTGCCAGCTGACCACATACTCACAGCTGCGGAAATGAACCTACCGGAGAGTGTTTGTCGGACCTGTTTCATGTCGAACGAGTATTGCCAATGTGAGACGTTTGGGAAGCACATGGGAAAAATCATCCTGGAGGCACTTGCGCTTCTTCGACTTGTCTCGGCATGGCAAAATATGAGACACCTCTTTAATTTTGCGCAGCTGGGGCGAGGACATAACATCGTGCAACATGTGCTGCGGCAGAAGGCGGTGTGGAGCAGACTATATGAGGAAGCGATGGAATCCGAATACACGGAGACGATTGAGGGGATTACATGCAACGACGACGTGACGTCAAGAGTATTGTTGCAATGGGCATACTTTTGGCATGCAGTGGTCCGGTCGAAAGCAAACGTGGCGACGCTAGTGTTTGAAGGTCGACTATCGAAACCATTCGGAATTGATATGGAGTGGGGGAACAGAGAGCCGTATACCAGGTATTCAAGAATGTTAGACAAGGAGATATTTCTGCGGTCGCACCGACGCATGCTGGAAGTTGTTTCGGGTACACTTTGGGGGGATGGGCATGGTCGGGGGGactgttttgatttgaatgagTTCCGGCTGTTGGTGCTCCTGTTGTACTGTGTGTACGAGAAAGGGGATGTTCACGATATGGTGAGTGGGGTGTTACCAGGGTACCGTAAGTTTGAAGTATTTGGGCAATGGTTGGGCAGTGTGATGTGTAAGCGAGTGTGCGGTTACGATGAGCGGGTGCCTGTGTACAGGTTTGTACCGGGCACGTATGTGGAGGAGTGTGGATTGAACAAGGTGTTGATAGAAGGTGAGGCGAGTGATATGTAGTATAGATTTATAGAAGCCGTGGGACTTTGCAGTTGAGTAGGTTTAAGGGTGTAGTGTTCTGAGATATCATGTAATCGTAGTTTGTGATCTTGCCAAAAGTGAGTGTACAACGTCTCGTAGAATATGCTGTGGAGCTGGTGGTAGAATACAAAAGCACAATCGTAGGGTAGAGATGGATGCGCATATAACGGTATATAATTTGTAACGAAAACGAGTGATCTCAGGGTTTTAGGTTTTCGCATTTTTTCGATATACTGATGTATTTCTGGCGAATGGTGTGCCTTTTGGTGATAAAACATTATGAATCTACGTTAGAGTGCTCCTTTTCTTGTAATGTCAACTTGTAACGGTCCCAAAGTACATGGTCCTCGAGAgagcaaaaaaatcaaattccaaaaaaatgtttgcaGGCACGCGATTATTTCATGTTGGGGAGgaatttctcaaaatttaaaaaagtgaaaagtgtcgaaaatgaaaaagaagtagTAAAATAGAGAGAAATAGTTAAATAAAGAAGGGTAGCTTTGAGTTTTTTGAGTCGAAGTTGATATTGAGGGATATACAGAGGGGCAAAGAGATGAGATGTGCGGGTCTAACGTCTGTTTGTATGGGTTTGTTGAGTGAATGTCTGGGCGATGGTGTAGAGATGGCGGAATGGGGTACGGAGGTAGATGTATGGATGGGAATGGCAGCTTAAAATATTCTGTGGCGTTGTATAGGATGCTGAGGATGGGTTTGCAGATGTAAATTAAGGAATGGTTTGCGAGTGTTTACATACAGGCAAAGTGGTATGGATTGATGGAATGTGGAGGGAATGGTAAACGAGGAGGGTGATGGAAGAAGCAGGGCAAGGGAAGTGAATAGGCAGGGAGAGGGAAGGGAAATATTAAATAAGGGATGGCAATAGATATTGAAGTTAAATTAAATGTTAAAGTTGGTCAAAATGCGAGTTTATTGAGAAGAAGCGATGGGTTAAGCGGGGGGATAGTGggtgaaaaaagaggataGAAAAAAGGGAATGAAGGCTGATTTGGTGGAAGTAGAGGTGAAATGGGGTTATTGAGTGAGTTCGGAAGTGATATAGATTTTAAAAACGGAGAAAAGAGGAATTATTCGTCGAAATGCGACGGGGTAAAAGTGGTGAGGTAAGGAAGGTAGGGTAAGTGGGTCGTAAAGGACGTGAAATCAGAagtgtaaataaaggaatgtaaataaaggaatgtaaataaaggaatgtaaataaaggaatgtaaataaaagaatgtaaataaaagaatgtaaataaaggaaagTAAAcaaaggaatgtaaataaaggaatgtaaataaaggaatttAATAATAAGTTGTAAATAAGATAATGTAGTTGAAAGTTTgtaataataaattttAAATAGGATAATGTATGTTTGTAAAGGAATGTGAGAAgtaaaaggaaaaagttAGCAGGAGTGAGTAGAGGATAAAAGGGAGAATAAAAGTGATGTGTCCAATATAAAGTAGTTTGAAAGGAATATGTGGCTGTTATcgttattgttgttattgttgttgttgttgttgttgttattgttgttattgttgttattgttgttgttgttgttgttgttgttgttgttgttgttgttgttgttgttgtttattgttgttgtttattgttgttgtttattgttgttgtttattgttgttgtttattgttgttgtttattgttgttgtttattgttgttgttaattgttgttgttgttgtttattgttgttgttaattgttgttgtttattgttgttgttgtttattgttgtttattgttgttgtcgttttttgatgggaaaagaagaagttgtttATGGATCTCGATGGTAAATTAAGGAAAGGAAGAGAAAGGAGGTAAAAGTGGTAAGCGAAAAGATAATTTAAGTAATATATTGGTTATATGTGAGAGAGTAGTGAAGAAAATCGTTGTATAAAGTTTAGTAATTGGTTTAGAATAGATAGttggtaaaagaagaagtcaGTTTTGAGGTAAAAGAATCATTGTAGATTaaagaagtaaaaaagggatagaagaaaagaatcgTGAAAATGGTTAGTAAAAGAGTGATgagtgatgaaaataagTGTAAATATGTTAGcgagaagaaaaggaatggtgaagaaagagtgaagtaagaagaaatgaaaaagtagAGTGAAGGAGAAGGGAATAGTAAAGAGGtttcaatgaaagaaaaggtgTAGAAGAGTAGAGTGGCGGAAATAGAAGTATGGAGTAAGGTATAGTAGTAAAGTGGAAGAATAAGTGGGGGTAGAAGGAGGAAGGAAGTAGAGTAGTGAGGTAGAAGAGTTAGAAAGAGAGGAATGAATGAGGtgaaatagagaaaaaaaagta carries:
- a CDS encoding C-terminal helicase domain-containing protein, whose protein sequence is MYLHTLNWREFLKIVFLSATFPQWLMDELCKQLNLSRYMVRNARWTNAVHQVPNQKVLKEVTLVPQKEFGGAIEQRVNSYLLGTATGKAILFFSNKARMRHCYARWKKVAAVAAVDSEMPDRVKLSVFREFESASSPVRVIMGTKLISNGLDCNAVDYVCLADCDVDVIDFLQMVGRIRGSGYLEVVRIAGKKKEFRDAVAHEDLRNVNWSKCITETVASFYSVPAPDHQLCCNSWEEQSCPREIGEVRRIVHSVRLNVPSEEEGDEEEDQGHSRMFDFILDNIQNKTTGCMRASCVRYCSIAHRQTCPE